The region TATAACCTATTTGGAGTTAGAAGTGAGTAAATTATGATATGTAAGAACGTTTTTCTAGCAAAGCTAGACAAAACTACATTATCGCAGGACTTGCTAAAGCTATACACTACGATAACTTCAGCAGAAGGCTCTTGTGACTAGCCACACTTTTTGCTTTTAGTATACAGGCATCTATATTTGGTGTATCTGACACTTCACAGCGTGCATGAATAGGTAAATGTCTTTTTGTCGCTTTACCTATCACTACGGCTGTATAGCTTTCATCCCATTCAAAATTTTTCAAGAAACAATGAATAGTCGAAGGAGATGTGAAGATAATAACGGCATTTTTACCCGGTTTCTCTTTTTTCTCATAGTGGATACAGGAAGTCTCATAAATGATCTGTTCCTGAAGTTCTATACCCGCCTTGGCTAAAAAAATTTTTGAATCAAAAGAGACTTCTTTAGGGCGTAAGTATAAGATCTTTTTATCTTGAAACTGTATGACAATATCTTGACTTAATGTCTCACCATAAAATGATTTAGGTTGGTATACTACTTTTCCACCCAAAGATTCTATCTCTTTTGCCGTGGCTGAACCTATGGCTAGACAAGGGTACTTTTTCCATTCGGGGTTTAATGCTTCTGCACTCTTGACCGCCTGCTTGGAGGTAAACATCAGTGTGTCACATTTTGAAAAATCTATCGTTATCGGCAGAAGTGAAAAACGTATGATGGGCAGATGTATCGTTCCTTCTCTGGGCATAGGAGATAAAAGATAGATCATAGCATCAGAGTGGGTCATGATTACTCTTTGATCACTCTGGATAAATGTTCACCATTGAGCATGGCAACATTCATACTTTCATCATCATAAGGATCAAAGTGCGGCGTGATAACCCATTTTTTATTTATATCGAGTAAAAAGATTTGATCTTCTATTTGGTCAGCGATACGATGTGCTTCGAGTAGTAGCATATTGGGACGTAAGACCATATGAAACTCTACAAAATTAGTGGTTCCATCCGTACGTGTTTTTAGCCAATGGTAACTTGTTATTTCAGGGTGATCCGAGATGATTTGACTAATATTTTCCACCATGTCCGTATCCAGTGCACGGTCTAAAAGTATCTCTATGCCCTCTTTTACGATCTCATAGGCAGAGTAAATAATATAAAGTCCTATCCCTAAACCAAATATCGCATCAATCGCATCCATACCTGTCATATATACCAATCCCAACGCTATCAAAACAGCAGCATTGCTCCATAGGTCAGTTTTATAATGTAAAGCATCTGCTTTTATCACAAGATTGTCTGTTTCTCTTGCAACTTTCAAGAGATACGTGACTAAAAAATAGGTGATGATAATGGAAATTGTCATTGCCACAATTGAAGGTGTAAGAAGTGTAGTCTCAGTTCCGGTGCTTAGCTTTTTAATCGCTTCATAAATAATATAAATACCCGACATGGTAATGATAGTACCTTCTATTACCGCGGCAATAGCTTGTATTTTACCTTTACCGTAGTGATACTCTTCATCGGGATGTTCTTCTGACTTTTTAATCGCAAAAAAGTTAAACCCGGAAACCAACATATCTAAAAGTGAGTCTATGGCAGAAGCAAGTACAGCCACTGAACCGCTTGCTATTCCCAAGACCAATTTTACGATCACTAAAAGGGTTGCAACAGAACTTGACACAAGTGTTGCCCGTTTTTGTGGTGACATTTTTAACTCATGACTCATGTTCATGCTCCTCTTTTTTCTTTCATTATTGTCAATCCATTGACTGCCAATAACCCCACAGATACTATAAAATAAAGTATAAGAAGTATCCATAATCCACGACTTATCACATCCAAGAAAGGGAAGAAAAGTGTGATACGATATAGTATACCTAGTAAGACTGTATATTTAACCATATTGTGTAAATATGTATAGCGTTTCACAATGGTTGTTTCACGACAACTGGCACATCGGTTCTCAATCGCTTTTTTCTGATTTTTATCTAAAAATGCATAAACAAACTTTAGCACATAGCGTGACAAAGCAATGATAAC is a window of Sulfurovum sp. TSL6 DNA encoding:
- a CDS encoding cation diffusion facilitator family transporter; this encodes MSHELKMSPQKRATLVSSSVATLLVIVKLVLGIASGSVAVLASAIDSLLDMLVSGFNFFAIKKSEEHPDEEYHYGKGKIQAIAAVIEGTIITMSGIYIIYEAIKKLSTGTETTLLTPSIVAMTISIIITYFLVTYLLKVARETDNLVIKADALHYKTDLWSNAAVLIALGLVYMTGMDAIDAIFGLGIGLYIIYSAYEIVKEGIEILLDRALDTDMVENISQIISDHPEITSYHWLKTRTDGTTNFVEFHMVLRPNMLLLEAHRIADQIEDQIFLLDINKKWVITPHFDPYDDESMNVAMLNGEHLSRVIKE
- a CDS encoding uroporphyrinogen-III synthase, whose product is MTHSDAMIYLLSPMPREGTIHLPIIRFSLLPITIDFSKCDTLMFTSKQAVKSAEALNPEWKKYPCLAIGSATAKEIESLGGKVVYQPKSFYGETLSQDIVIQFQDKKILYLRPKEVSFDSKIFLAKAGIELQEQIIYETSCIHYEKKEKPGKNAVIIFTSPSTIHCFLKNFEWDESYTAVVIGKATKRHLPIHARCEVSDTPNIDACILKAKSVASHKSLLLKLS